From a single Nostoc sp. MS1 genomic region:
- a CDS encoding IS5 family transposase produces the protein MYRRAQKQEKAAENFELPFGGKLASDNRWVIMANMIPWSKFEAEYAEIFSARMGAPAKTFRMALGALIIKEKLGISDRETVEQIRENPYLQYFIGMSAYSNESAFDPSMLVHFRERIDIELVNKINQEIVRKMLENKQEVEVRAKKPEVEDSKSKPANRGKLILDASCAPADISYPTDLGLLNQARKQTETIIDTLYKSLLVRNINKPRTYRNKARKDYLAVAKKRKPTVKERRKAIRKQLQYINRNLTHIQQLINLGASLLKLSNSQYKMLLVVAEVYRQQLWLYENQKISIQDRIVSLNQPHIRPIIRGKAGRTVEFGAKFSASYYDGYVFLDHISWDNFNESGDLKSQVEAYKNYTGYYPESVHVDKIYRTRENRAWCQERGIRISGPPLGRPPQNVSPEKKKQAAYDERIRNCIEGKFGQGKRRFSLGRVMAKLPHTSFTAIAITFLVMNLSTLLLRLFCVFFCLFFKTESFFTSSIIETDISLNLKQQKLIFFLD, from the coding sequence ATGTATCGAAGAGCGCAAAAGCAAGAAAAAGCAGCAGAAAACTTTGAACTACCCTTTGGGGGAAAACTAGCGTCAGATAACCGATGGGTAATCATGGCGAACATGATACCTTGGTCAAAATTTGAAGCAGAGTACGCAGAAATATTTTCAGCAAGAATGGGAGCGCCAGCCAAAACATTTAGAATGGCGTTGGGAGCATTAATAATTAAAGAAAAATTAGGAATAAGTGACAGAGAGACAGTAGAACAAATTCGGGAGAACCCGTATCTGCAATACTTTATAGGAATGTCAGCATATAGTAATGAATCTGCATTTGACCCGTCAATGCTAGTTCATTTTAGAGAAAGGATAGATATAGAATTAGTCAATAAAATCAATCAAGAAATAGTCAGGAAGATGTTAGAAAATAAACAGGAGGTAGAAGTAAGAGCAAAAAAGCCAGAGGTCGAGGATTCAAAAAGTAAGCCAGCCAATAGAGGAAAATTAATATTAGATGCTAGTTGTGCGCCAGCAGACATAAGTTATCCGACAGATTTAGGATTATTAAATCAAGCCAGAAAGCAAACAGAAACAATCATAGATACATTATATAAGTCCTTATTAGTAAGAAATATCAACAAACCAAGAACCTACAGAAACAAAGCAAGAAAGGATTATTTAGCAGTAGCCAAGAAAAGAAAACCAACAGTTAAAGAAAGAAGGAAAGCTATCAGAAAGCAACTGCAATATATCAACAGAAATTTAACTCATATTCAGCAGCTAATAAATTTAGGTGCGTCACTATTAAAACTGAGCAACAGTCAATATAAGATGTTGCTAGTAGTAGCAGAAGTTTATCGTCAACAGTTATGGTTATATGAAAATCAAAAAATTAGTATACAAGACCGCATTGTCAGTTTAAACCAACCACACATTCGTCCGATTATCCGAGGTAAAGCCGGGAGAACAGTAGAGTTTGGGGCTAAGTTTTCAGCTAGTTACTATGATGGCTATGTATTTTTAGACCATATTAGTTGGGACAACTTTAACGAATCAGGAGACTTAAAATCACAAGTAGAAGCATACAAAAACTACACCGGATATTATCCTGAATCAGTTCATGTTGATAAGATTTATCGGACGAGGGAGAATCGAGCTTGGTGTCAAGAAAGGGGAATTAGAATTAGTGGCCCACCACTAGGTAGACCCCCCCAAAATGTCAGCCCTGAAAAGAAGAAACAAGCCGCTTATGACGAAAGGATTCGTAATTGTATTGAGGGCAAGTTTGGACAAGGTAAACGAAGATTTAGCCTTGGTAGAGTTATGGCTAAACTTCCTCATACTTCTTTCACCGCTATTGCCATAACTTTTTTAGTTATGAATCTTTCTACTCTGCTATTACGGCTTTTTTGTGTATTTTTTTGCCTATTTTTCAAAACTGAGTCTTTTTTTACTTCTTCTATTATCGAAACTGATATTTCATTAAACCTTAAACAACAAAAACTTATCTTTTTTCTGGACTGA
- a CDS encoding DNA/RNA non-specific endonuclease, translating to MKKLKLFKAILPITLPVAVFALFNYAEKPLTAQTFSVHLTMGNPSGANTSYSNLLLNKSQYAVSYNCYRGTPNWVSWQLNTSWLGSAPRQDDFRADTTLPSGCYRVSSSDYTGSGFDRGHMAPSADRTNTITNNSATFLMTNMIPQAPDNNQGVWANLESYSRSLVTGQNKELYIISGSYGSGGTGSNGARTTIANGNVTVPARTWKVIVVLDRPNNGASSVTTNTRVIAVDIPNTQGVRNADWRNYRVSVDYIEGQTGYNLLSSVSSSVQSVIEARVDNQ from the coding sequence ATGAAAAAACTTAAATTGTTTAAAGCTATACTGCCTATTACTTTACCAGTAGCAGTGTTTGCTTTATTTAATTATGCAGAAAAGCCACTAACTGCTCAAACCTTTAGTGTTCATCTCACAATGGGAAATCCTAGTGGTGCTAATACTAGTTATAGTAATCTGTTATTAAACAAATCTCAATATGCTGTTTCTTATAATTGCTATAGAGGAACACCAAATTGGGTAAGTTGGCAATTAAACACATCTTGGTTAGGAAGCGCACCCCGTCAGGATGATTTTCGTGCAGATACTACATTACCCTCTGGTTGTTATCGAGTTAGTTCAAGTGATTACACTGGTAGCGGCTTTGATAGAGGACACATGGCTCCTTCTGCTGATAGAACAAACACAATAACAAACAATTCTGCTACTTTCTTAATGACAAATATGATTCCCCAAGCACCAGATAATAATCAAGGTGTATGGGCAAATTTAGAAAGTTATTCTCGAAGTTTAGTAACCGGACAAAATAAGGAACTTTATATTATTTCCGGTTCCTATGGTAGTGGTGGAACTGGCTCTAATGGAGCAAGAACCACAATTGCTAATGGTAACGTTACAGTTCCCGCCAGAACTTGGAAAGTTATTGTAGTCTTAGATAGACCAAATAATGGTGCTAGTAGTGTTACTACTAATACAAGAGTAATTGCTGTAGACATACCTAATACACAGGGTGTGAGAAATGCAGATTGGAGAAACTATAGAGTTAGTGTTGACTACATTGAAGGACAGACTGGTTACAATCTGTTATCTAGTGTTTCTTCATCTGTTCAGAGTGTAATTGAAGCTAGAGTTGATAATCAGTAA
- a CDS encoding nuclease A inhibitor family protein has protein sequence MTNEIIAKLKQAADNLLMVSESESPFEVFYWTGESQESLTNQKLFQLTGHPPDTSIETVELDYFFRNCAQKKEWHDEIQKENVSKFQLLVKTLKENLTNIQVYRLGTINIDVYIVGATLAGDLAGISTKLVET, from the coding sequence ATGACTAATGAAATCATCGCCAAGCTAAAACAAGCTGCTGATAATCTGTTAATGGTTAGTGAATCAGAATCTCCTTTTGAAGTATTTTATTGGACTGGTGAATCTCAAGAAAGTTTAACTAACCAAAAACTTTTTCAACTTACCGGACATCCTCCAGATACTTCAATCGAAACAGTAGAACTAGATTACTTTTTTCGTAATTGCGCTCAAAAAAAGGAATGGCACGATGAAATACAAAAAGAAAACGTGTCAAAATTTCAATTACTTGTAAAAACACTAAAAGAGAATCTCACAAATATTCAAGTTTATCGTTTAGGCACAATCAATATTGATGTTTATATTGTTGGTGCAACTTTAGCAGGAGACTTAGCAGGAATCTCTACAAAATTAGTAGAAACATAA
- a CDS encoding SDR family NAD(P)-dependent oxidoreductase, giving the protein MTNTVIITGASQGIGKATALLFARHQYEVVLAARQVDRLEATAAEIRELGQEAIAIPTDVRDPAQVQDMIQKAIAHFGRVDVLINNAGVFCLGPVETFSLDDWHTIIDTNLWGYIHTIKTILPYFLERGQGTIVNVSSIGGIEPIPYHVPYTASKYAVTGLTRSLHAELAPKNIHVGGVYPSFISTQIMERAIFRGKDEESAQARTELVGKAIQMPVLEKPEDVAKSIWTVVKDKRPDVVVGSANFWKAAYQLTPSLVQSMVRRVFGMEERK; this is encoded by the coding sequence ATGACAAACACAGTAATTATCACCGGCGCATCCCAAGGAATTGGCAAAGCTACAGCATTATTATTTGCCCGTCACCAGTATGAAGTGGTGTTGGCAGCCCGTCAAGTTGACCGTTTAGAAGCGACAGCCGCCGAAATTAGAGAACTGGGACAGGAAGCGATCGCTATTCCCACCGATGTCAGAGATCCAGCCCAAGTTCAAGATATGATCCAAAAGGCGATCGCTCATTTTGGTCGCGTAGATGTCTTAATCAATAATGCAGGTGTTTTTTGCTTAGGCCCTGTAGAAACCTTCAGCTTAGATGATTGGCATACAATCATCGATACCAATTTATGGGGTTACATTCATACAATTAAAACTATCCTCCCCTATTTTTTAGAACGTGGTCAAGGAACCATCGTCAACGTTAGTTCTATCGGGGGAATAGAACCAATTCCTTACCATGTTCCCTACACAGCCAGCAAATACGCCGTAACTGGGTTAACCAGATCCCTCCACGCAGAGTTAGCACCAAAAAACATTCACGTAGGCGGCGTTTATCCCAGTTTCATCAGTACCCAAATTATGGAAAGAGCAATCTTTCGCGGTAAAGATGAAGAATCAGCCCAAGCGCGTACAGAATTGGTAGGTAAAGCCATTCAAATGCCTGTATTAGAAAAGCCCGAAGATGTAGCTAAATCAATTTGGACTGTAGTTAAAGATAAACGTCCTGATGTAGTGGTGGGTTCAGCTAACTTTTGGAAAGCTGCTTATCAATTAACTCCTAGTTTAGTGCAGTCAATGGTGCGCCGCGTTTTCGGCATGGAAGAACGCAAATAA
- a CDS encoding WD40 repeat domain-containing protein, with protein MEPGLKLLIQLVLEFAPVFVTILNKRSEEALATTKEQLPTLIEGFIETVYTFNDNNAEKSSAKETLQQQLAAYQRETQTQIANQQRDTALKLPEVNKILDNWPLRLYPSQILESHHSYGHKPLKVFIAPPKIQFDQFDNKTETAADIESMLAEGLRNFINKNYSFQNLTRPIEFLAGAWDSKRFHSESSIKALYGMLKTEPILILESENDGDYLNFRIAYWGLGQGTYYYKTISRLSYKEIVQNSAKKRALEWKQIRDELLEIGAEVEEINQLGQDNIFNLALLEKAEKWQAQGIDISKLSLQYRINQQDIEQLCQVLITCHCLVAGWVADIYHLVNYDVPPLLPELLPSLLKDAIDLQSLQAFATSYKQVYEALEKQRLYWIPELSMQLAQSLSHLSDSSWAQTEVEYSITTWLELRQVSLQQFTHPLEAMQSAVKIEDEEYIQKLRKYFTAIDDRTSLQLTDKLIDAIATLKYKRSLESPNLSKTITGHSGKVTSIAISPDGEVLVSGCTEQAVNIWNFPTGKLIRTLTGNLGEVSSVAISPDGNFLAVGSGVHPRSNVKVWHLTTGKLLHTLLGHQKPVNVVVISPDGQLLASGSNKIKIWNLQKGDRICTLWHSSAVHAVAMSKDGTVLASGSSDNKIRLWNPRTGDPIRTLNKHDGEVKAIAISPDGQFLFSGSADTTIKIWHLITGQVLHTLTGHTADVTSLATSPNGQYLFSGSADTTIKIWRISTGELLHTLTGHSATVNSVAVSPDNNHLASGSADQTIKIWQIDKI; from the coding sequence ATGGAACCAGGGTTAAAATTATTAATTCAGCTAGTCCTAGAATTTGCTCCTGTGTTTGTAACTATCCTTAATAAGAGGAGTGAAGAAGCCCTAGCAACGACAAAAGAGCAATTGCCTACTTTGATTGAAGGATTCATTGAGACTGTATATACTTTTAATGATAATAATGCTGAAAAAAGCAGTGCTAAAGAAACATTACAACAGCAATTAGCTGCTTACCAAAGAGAAACGCAAACTCAAATAGCTAATCAACAGCGAGATACAGCACTAAAATTACCAGAAGTTAATAAAATCCTTGATAATTGGCCTTTAAGATTATATCCTTCCCAAATTTTAGAGTCTCATCATAGTTACGGGCATAAACCCTTAAAAGTTTTCATAGCACCACCAAAAATTCAGTTCGATCAGTTCGACAATAAAACAGAAACGGCTGCTGACATTGAGTCAATGTTGGCTGAAGGCTTACGCAACTTTATTAATAAAAATTACTCTTTTCAGAATCTTACTAGACCTATTGAATTTCTAGCAGGAGCTTGGGATAGTAAGAGATTTCATAGCGAATCGAGTATTAAAGCTTTATATGGCATGTTAAAAACAGAGCCAATATTAATTTTAGAATCAGAAAATGATGGTGATTATCTAAATTTCCGCATTGCTTATTGGGGTTTAGGGCAGGGAACCTATTATTACAAAACAATTTCTCGCTTGTCTTATAAAGAGATTGTGCAGAACTCAGCGAAAAAGCGGGCTTTAGAGTGGAAGCAAATTAGAGATGAATTGTTAGAAATAGGTGCGGAAGTAGAAGAAATTAATCAGTTGGGTCAAGATAATATCTTTAATTTGGCACTCTTAGAGAAAGCAGAGAAATGGCAAGCACAAGGTATTGATATTAGTAAACTATCTTTACAATATCGGATCAATCAGCAGGATATTGAACAACTGTGTCAAGTATTAATTACTTGTCATTGTTTAGTTGCGGGTTGGGTGGCGGATATTTATCATTTAGTTAATTATGATGTACCACCTCTTTTACCAGAGTTATTGCCCAGTTTACTTAAAGATGCTATTGATTTACAATCGTTGCAAGCTTTTGCCACAAGCTATAAGCAAGTTTATGAAGCTTTAGAAAAACAAAGGCTTTACTGGATACCGGAATTGTCTATGCAGTTAGCCCAGAGTTTATCTCACCTCAGCGATAGTTCTTGGGCGCAAACTGAGGTTGAATACTCTATCACCACATGGTTAGAACTGCGTCAAGTATCATTACAGCAGTTTACCCATCCTTTAGAGGCGATGCAGTCAGCCGTCAAGATAGAGGATGAAGAATATATTCAAAAGCTGAGAAAGTATTTCACCGCAATAGACGATCGCACTAGTTTACAATTAACAGATAAACTCATAGATGCGATCGCCACACTCAAATACAAACGCAGTCTAGAATCTCCCAACTTAAGCAAAACCATCACCGGACATTCAGGTAAAGTCACATCCATCGCCATTAGTCCCGATGGTGAAGTTTTAGTTAGCGGCTGTACTGAACAGGCTGTGAATATCTGGAATTTTCCCACAGGTAAACTCATCCGCACCCTCACGGGAAATTTAGGAGAAGTTTCATCCGTCGCCATCAGTCCCGACGGTAATTTTTTAGCTGTGGGTAGCGGCGTACATCCTAGAAGTAACGTCAAAGTGTGGCATTTAACCACAGGTAAACTCCTGCATACCCTCTTAGGACATCAAAAACCCGTCAATGTCGTAGTAATTAGCCCAGACGGACAACTCCTCGCCAGTGGAAGTAATAAAATTAAAATCTGGAACCTGCAAAAAGGCGATCGCATTTGCACCCTTTGGCATTCCTCAGCCGTTCACGCCGTCGCCATGAGCAAGGATGGTACAGTCCTGGCCAGTGGTAGTTCCGACAATAAAATCAGACTGTGGAACCCCCGCACAGGCGACCCCATACGCACCCTTAACAAACATGATGGAGAAGTAAAAGCGATCGCCATTAGCCCAGATGGACAATTTTTATTCAGTGGTAGCGCCGACACCACCATCAAAATTTGGCACTTAATTACAGGTCAAGTTCTGCATACATTAACCGGACACACAGCCGATGTCACATCCCTAGCCACAAGTCCCAACGGACAATATTTATTTAGTGGTAGCGCCGACACCACCATCAAAATTTGGCGCATTTCCACAGGCGAACTACTACACACCCTCACCGGACACTCAGCCACAGTCAACTCCGTAGCCGTCAGCCCAGATAATAATCATCTCGCCAGTGGTAGCGCCGATCAAACTATTAAAATTTGGCAGATAGATAAGATTTAG
- a CDS encoding aromatic ring-hydroxylating oxygenase subunit alpha gives MDANSQPIKQTHKPKIFNNSESFIEGWYWVIPSNNLEIGEVKSITILGRRLVIYRGQDKQVVICDAYCPHMGAHLGEGTVEDNELRCALHHWKFNSFGVCVEIPCLEEPLPLKLKTWPTAEKYGIIWIWTGETPQQPLPFVPELEFLEYESFLGSGLVMNLHPHIMMLNVIDTQYFQGVQALDIGFEKEELNPNAIIFSKYRRQSHDLLIKKIFRPLCKNPIYSVCYWYGSTFTLTVGTDSRRCYFMLATRPIEKGQVEIQSIFFIKKRKGFYGWLFNRFMLWLSNSVMEELINNDIKILQTMQFNLKTPIHVDQSVMQLINHVERQKPLTWKTWLLARSPENDIKENQTKWRDELTND, from the coding sequence ATGGATGCAAACTCTCAACCTATTAAACAGACTCATAAACCAAAAATTTTTAATAATTCAGAAAGTTTTATTGAGGGTTGGTATTGGGTAATACCATCTAATAATTTAGAAATAGGTGAAGTTAAATCTATCACTATTTTAGGTAGAAGGTTAGTAATTTATCGTGGACAGGATAAACAAGTAGTAATTTGTGATGCCTATTGCCCACATATGGGCGCTCATCTTGGAGAAGGTACAGTTGAGGATAATGAATTACGCTGTGCTTTGCATCACTGGAAATTTAATTCTTTTGGTGTATGTGTAGAAATTCCTTGTTTAGAAGAACCTCTGCCTTTAAAGTTGAAAACTTGGCCGACTGCGGAGAAATATGGAATCATTTGGATTTGGACTGGCGAAACTCCACAACAACCTCTACCGTTTGTTCCAGAGTTAGAGTTTCTGGAATATGAAAGCTTTCTGGGTTCTGGGCTAGTGATGAATCTTCATCCTCATATTATGATGCTTAATGTTATTGATACCCAGTATTTCCAAGGTGTTCAAGCTTTAGATATTGGCTTTGAAAAGGAAGAATTAAATCCAAATGCCATTATTTTTAGTAAGTATAGAAGGCAAAGCCACGATTTACTAATAAAAAAAATCTTCCGTCCTTTATGCAAAAATCCTATTTATAGTGTCTGCTATTGGTACGGGAGTACATTCACATTAACAGTAGGTACAGATTCACGACGTTGCTATTTTATGTTGGCTACACGCCCAATTGAGAAAGGGCAAGTAGAAATACAATCTATATTTTTTATTAAAAAACGCAAAGGTTTTTATGGTTGGTTGTTCAACCGTTTTATGTTGTGGCTGAGTAATTCGGTGATGGAAGAATTGATTAATAATGATATAAAAATTTTACAGACGATGCAGTTTAATTTAAAGACTCCCATTCACGTAGATCAATCGGTTATGCAGCTAATTAACCATGTGGAGCGACAAAAACCTTTAACTTGGAAGACTTGGTTATTAGCGCGATCGCCTGAAAATGATATAAAGGAAAATCAAACGAAGTGGCGAGACGAGTTGACTAACGATTAA
- the rd gene encoding rubredoxin, which yields MATHVCTVCGYEYDPEVGDPDSGIPAGTPFEDIAEDWVCPVCGATKDLFEPVDG from the coding sequence ATGGCGACTCATGTATGTACTGTTTGTGGCTATGAATATGACCCAGAAGTAGGTGATCCCGATAGCGGGATACCTGCGGGTACACCTTTTGAAGATATAGCAGAGGATTGGGTGTGTCCTGTTTGCGGTGCAACAAAAGATTTATTTGAACCCGTAGATGGCTAA
- a CDS encoding NAD(P)/FAD-dependent oxidoreductase, with protein sequence MLPAKIVVVGGGAAGFFGAIACARVNPQAEVMLIEASRQILAKVSISGGGRCNVTHACFDAKELVQYYPRGGKALRGAFARFQAKDTVSWFASQGVPLKKEADGRMFPITDTSETIVNCLINAAKAEAVEIQTGMAVTSIKRMGDQFEVFCKSGEIIKCDRLLLATGSSRIGYQLAQELGHHIEQPVPSLFTFNIPEANLRALAGISVNPARLRLYVGDKAPLEQTGPLLITHWGMSGPAVLKLSAWGARLLHDNHYQATLSVNWLPDLTQEQVRENILAVKNEWAKRAIALHRGVDLPHRLWQYIIARVGITADDRWAGLSNKTLNLLVQELTQGKYLINGKGAFKEEFVTCGGVNLKEIDFKTMESKLVPNLYFAGEILDIDGVTGGFNFQSAWTTGYLAGVAMGISQLTVDS encoded by the coding sequence TTGCTACCTGCGAAAATTGTAGTTGTTGGCGGCGGGGCCGCGGGATTTTTTGGGGCGATCGCTTGTGCTAGAGTGAATCCACAAGCGGAAGTCATGTTAATTGAAGCTAGTCGTCAAATCTTGGCGAAAGTCAGTATTTCTGGCGGTGGACGTTGTAATGTCACCCATGCTTGCTTTGATGCCAAAGAGTTAGTCCAGTATTACCCCAGAGGCGGTAAAGCACTTAGGGGTGCTTTTGCTCGGTTCCAGGCTAAAGATACTGTATCTTGGTTTGCTTCCCAAGGTGTGCCGTTGAAAAAGGAAGCTGATGGGAGGATGTTTCCCATTACAGATACTTCAGAAACTATCGTCAACTGTTTAATTAATGCAGCTAAAGCAGAAGCCGTAGAAATACAAACGGGAATGGCTGTCACCTCTATTAAAAGGATGGGCGATCAGTTTGAGGTTTTTTGCAAGTCTGGGGAGATAATAAAATGCGATCGCCTATTACTCGCTACAGGTAGCAGTCGTATCGGCTATCAACTAGCCCAGGAATTAGGGCATCATATTGAACAGCCGGTACCATCATTATTTACCTTTAATATTCCTGAAGCCAATTTACGGGCGTTAGCTGGCATTAGCGTTAACCCAGCACGGTTGCGGTTATACGTTGGCGATAAAGCACCCCTGGAACAAACTGGGCCATTGTTAATCACCCATTGGGGTATGAGTGGCCCGGCTGTTCTCAAACTTTCGGCTTGGGGTGCAAGATTACTACACGACAATCATTATCAAGCCACTTTATCAGTGAATTGGTTGCCCGATCTCACCCAAGAACAGGTACGGGAAAATATCTTAGCAGTAAAAAATGAATGGGCAAAACGAGCGATCGCCTTACATCGCGGTGTCGATTTACCCCATCGCCTTTGGCAGTACATCATTGCTCGTGTCGGTATTACCGCAGATGACCGTTGGGCAGGATTATCTAATAAAACCTTGAATCTGCTAGTTCAAGAACTAACCCAAGGAAAATATTTAATCAACGGTAAAGGAGCCTTTAAAGAAGAATTTGTCACTTGTGGCGGTGTCAACCTCAAAGAAATTGACTTCAAGACAATGGAAAGTAAACTAGTTCCCAATCTCTACTTTGCCGGTGAGATTTTAGACATAGACGGCGTAACTGGTGGTTTTAACTTCCAAAGCGCCTGGACAACAGGCTATTTGGCAGGGGTAGCTATGGGCATTAGTCAGTTGACAGTTGACAGTTGA
- a CDS encoding glycosyltransferase — MRKPVLTIFYQYNPWQTSIGGIQTLINTFIKYAPSEFEVRLVGTASDSSQTLGEWQEAEFAGREISFLPILKIENDNIRGLIPTTVKYTAALLGRSLSSDFLHFHRLEPSLAAMNWQGEKTIFIHNDIHTQMETVGDRKAILWRRFPAAYFALESLLIRQFSQILSCNTDAAQFYRQRYPQLQDRVAFIKNSFDNEVFYSLSQSQREANRRELAVQMGLEEETRFILFAGRLHPQKDPVLLIRAFAALNQPQTHLLIAGDGELANPVRQEIEQLGLSSRVTMLGALKQQELARLHRLSSAFVLSSAFEGLPLVVLEALASGTPVVTTKCGETPKLLNPHSGVVCEQRTPDCIAEALRKVLLHPQDYPSETCVRTAQPFAARTVIRDIYGDMLNRWELKEFSVIS, encoded by the coding sequence ATGCGTAAACCAGTTCTGACCATTTTTTATCAGTATAATCCCTGGCAAACTTCCATTGGAGGAATCCAGACATTAATTAATACATTTATTAAGTACGCTCCCAGTGAATTTGAAGTGCGGTTGGTGGGAACAGCCAGTGATTCTAGTCAGACTCTTGGTGAATGGCAAGAAGCAGAATTTGCAGGTAGGGAAATTAGTTTTTTACCAATTCTGAAGATAGAAAATGATAATATCAGAGGCTTAATTCCTACCACAGTTAAATATACGGCTGCATTGTTAGGCCGTTCCTTGTCTTCAGACTTTCTTCACTTTCATCGACTTGAGCCAAGTTTAGCGGCGATGAACTGGCAGGGAGAAAAGACTATTTTTATCCACAATGATATTCATACACAAATGGAAACAGTAGGCGATCGCAAAGCCATACTTTGGCGGAGATTCCCTGCTGCTTACTTTGCGTTAGAGAGTTTATTGATTCGTCAATTTAGTCAAATATTATCTTGCAATACCGATGCTGCACAGTTTTATCGACAACGTTATCCCCAATTACAAGACCGTGTAGCTTTCATTAAAAACTCTTTTGATAACGAGGTGTTTTACTCTTTGAGTCAGTCACAAAGGGAAGCTAATCGACGGGAACTGGCTGTGCAGATGGGATTAGAAGAGGAAACTCGGTTTATTTTATTTGCTGGGAGACTACATCCACAAAAAGACCCAGTGTTATTGATACGTGCCTTCGCCGCTTTAAATCAACCCCAAACTCACCTATTGATTGCAGGGGATGGAGAATTAGCCAACCCAGTGCGCCAGGAAATTGAACAATTAGGACTATCTAGCCGAGTAACAATGTTGGGAGCATTAAAACAACAAGAGTTAGCTAGATTACATCGATTGAGTAGCGCCTTTGTTCTTAGTAGTGCTTTTGAAGGCTTACCTCTGGTCGTCTTAGAAGCGCTAGCTAGTGGCACCCCTGTAGTCACAACCAAATGTGGTGAAACTCCCAAACTACTTAATCCTCATAGTGGGGTCGTGTGTGAGCAGAGAACACCAGATTGCATAGCCGAGGCTTTACGTAAAGTACTGCTGCATCCACAAGATTATCCCAGTGAAACCTGTGTACGCACAGCACAACCCTTTGCGGCGCGTACTGTAATTAGAGATATTTATGGCGATATGTTAAATCGTTGGGAATTAAAAGAGTTCTCAGTCATTAGCTAA